Genomic window (Pseudomonas sp. L5B5):
CGTAGTCGGGCAGCATCGCGCAGAACTCGCGAAAGCGGCCTTGCTGCCACAGTTCCACCACGCGTTGGTCGACCTGTTTGTCGAACTCCCGCGTCCAGTTGTGGATGTTGGCCTCGGCCTCGCGGTCATTGGAAAACCGGTGGGACAAGGAGCCGGAGGCCAGTACCAGGACCTTGCGGTCGCTCTTCTCGATGGCCCGGCGCACCGCGGCCCCAAAGGTGAAGCTGTCGGCCAGCGTGTGCCAGGCGCACCAGGCGGCAATGGACACCACCTGGAAGTGCTCGGCGGCGGGCACGTCCATGTGCATGTAGCGCATGGGTACCAGGGTCCCGTACTCCAGCTCCAGGCTGGGGATGTTGTGGGCCAGGGTGCGCACGTCGGCGGCGTTGGCCTCGGCAGCGATCAGCTCCCCCAGCGCCGGGCAGCCCTGGTAGTCGTAGGTCATGTTCTTGATGAAATGCGGCAGCTCGTTGCTGGTGTAGGTGCCGTTGAACGCCTCGCCGCAATTGATGTGGTAGCCGCTGTTGACCAGCCAGTGCACATCGAACACCACTGCGGTGTCGGCGCCCAGGGCCCGGGCCCGGCGGGCGATTTCCTTGTGCCCGGCGATGGCCGCCTCGCGGCAGCCGTGGTGCTTGCCCGGCAGTTCGGACAGGTACATCGATGGAACGTGGCAGACCTTGGCGGCCATGACGACTTCGCCCATGGTGCTTCTCCTGAAACATCTTATTGTCGGGGGGATCCGGGACAGTCCTGAACCTTACCAGGTAGTTTTCAACGGACTGTTACACGCCCCAGCGCGGGATGTGGTGGCTGCCCATGGAGAGGCAGACGTTCTTGATCTCGGCGAACACCTCGAAGCTGTATTCGCCGCCCTCGCGGCCGGTGCCCGAGCCCTTGACGCCGCCGAATGGCTGGCGCAGGTCGCGTACGTTCTGGCTATTGATGAACACCATGCCGGCCTCGATACCACGGGCCAGGCGGTGGGCCTTGCCGATGTCCTGGGTCCAGATGTACGAGGCCAGGCCGTACTCGGTGTCGTTGGCCAGTTGCAGCGCCTCGGCTTCGTCCTTGAACGGGATCAGGCACACCACCGGGCCGAAGATCTCTTCCTGGGCGATGCGCATCTTGTTGTCCACGTCGGCGAACACGGTGGGCTGAATGAACTGCCCTTTGGCCAGGTGCGCCGGCAGGTTGGCCGGGCGCTCCAGGCCACCGGCCAGCAGGGTCGCGCCTTCCTCGATGCCGATGCGGATGTAGCCGGTGACCTTGTCGTAGTGCTGCTGGGTGATCATGGAGCCGACCTGGGTCTTCGGGTCCGTCGGGTCACCGACGATCAGGCGCTTGGCCCGGGCCGCGAACTCCTTGACGAACTGGGGGTACACGCTTTCCTGGATGAAGACCCGGCTGCCGGCGGTGCAGCGCTCGCCATTGAGCGAGAAGATGGTGAACAGCGCGGCGTCCAGGGCCCGCTCCAGGTCGGCGTCCTCGAAGATCAGCACCGGCGACTTGCCGCCCAGTTCCATGGAGTACTTCTTGAGGCCCGCGGTCTGCATGATCTTCTTGCCGGTGGCGGTGCCGCCGGTGAAGGAGATGGCACGCACGTCCGGGTGGCGCACCAGGGCATCGCCAGCGGTGGCGCCGTAGCCCTGGATCACGTTGAGCACACCGTTGGGAATGCCGGCCTCCACGGCCAGGCGCCCCAGCTCGTTGGCGGTCAGCGGTGACAGTTCGCTCATCTTCAGCACGGCGGTGTTGCCCAGCGCCAGGCAGGGCGCGGTTTTCCAGGTGGCGGTCATGAACGGTACGTTCCATGGCGACACCAGGGCGCAGACGCCCACCGGCTGGTACAGGGTGTAGTTGAGCATCTGGTCGTCCACCGGGTAGCTGTGGCCGTCCATGCGGGTGCAGACCTCGGCGAAGAAATCGAAGTTGTGCGACGCCCGGGGGATCAGCACGTTGCGCGTCTGGTGGATCGGCAGGCCGGTGTCCAGGGTCTCCAGCTCCGCCAGTTGCGGCACGTTCTGGTCGATCAGTTCACCCAGGCGCCGCATCAGGCGCGCACGCTCCTTGGCCGGGGTGTTGGCCCATTTCGGAAAGGCCTCCTTGGCCGCGGCCACCGCACGGGCCACTTCCTCGGCGCCGCCGCTGGCGACTTCGCCGATGGCCTCGCCGGTGGCCGGGTTGTAGTTGACGAAGGTGTCGCGGCTTTCGACTTCGCGTCCATCGATCCAGTGCTTGATCATGCTGTTGCCCCTTGTGCTGGTTGGGCGAAGAACTCGGCTTCGCTGACGATTCGGTTGACCAGGCGCCCCACGCCTTGCACTTCCACCACCACTTCATCGCCCGGCAGCACGTCGGCCAGGCCCTCGGGAGTGCCGGTGGCGATCATGTCGCCGGGCTGCAGGGTCATGAAACTGGAGAAGTATTCGATCAGGTAGGGGATGTCGAAGATCATGTCCGCGGTGGTGCCCTCCTGCTTCAGCTCGCCGTTGATCCAGGTGCGCAGTGTCAGGTTGCCGGGGTCGGGCACGTCGCTGACATCGACGATCCACGGGCCCACCGGGGTGGTGGCATCACGGTTCTTCACCCGCAGGTTGGGCCGGTAGTAGTTCTCCAGGTAGTCGCGGATGGCGTAGTCGTTGCACACCGTGTAGCCGGCCAGGTAGTCCAGGGCGTCCTCGCGCTTGACGTTCTTCGCCGGCTTGCCGATGACGGCCACCAGCTCGCACTCGTAGTGCATGTAGGCGACGCCGTCCGGGCGCCAGGTCCGCTGGTTGTGGCCGGTGTAGGTGCCCGGCGACTTGATGAACGCCAGGGGTTCGGTGGGCGGGGTGAAGGCCAGCTCGCGGGCATGGTCGGCATAGTTCAGGCCCAGGGCGAACATGTTGCCGGTGGCGGGCGGCAGCCAGGTGACGTGCTGCTCGGCGAGCACGCGACCATCGGCCAGGCGCACGCTGTTCCGGTCGTCGACCTGGACTGCGTGTACCTCACCTTCGAACAGGATGCGGGCGTGTTTCATGGACGAGCCTCCTGTGGCGCGACGATGTGGTTGGTGAGGCGGCCCAGGCCGCTGATCTCGATGTCGACCCGGTCGCCGGGTTGCACATCGACCCGGCCCTCGGGGGTGCCGGTGAGCAGCACGTCGCCGACATCCAGGGTCATGAACTCGCTCAGCTCGGCGATCAACCGGGCCACGCTGCGCACCTGGTTGGCGGTGGTGTTTTCCTGCACGACCTGGCCGTTGACCAGCAGCTTGATCGTCAGCGCCTGCGGGTCGGCGATCTCGGCGGCCGGTACCAATACCGGGCCCAGGGCACAGAAGCCGTCGCGGCACTTGGCCTTGACCGCGGGGCGGTAGTAGCTGTCTTCCGGCAGGCTGAATTCGTTGGCGATGGTGTAGCCGGCCACATGCTCCAGGGCCTGGGCCTCGCTGACCCGGCTGGCGCGCTTGCCGATCACCACGGCCAGGGCCGGCCCCGGTTGCAGGCGTTCGCCGGCCGGATGCTCGACAACACCGTCGTGCTGGTTGCGGGTGTTGGGGGTCTTGATGAACAGCACCGGCTTGACTGGCGGTTTCTGGTAGGGCGGCTGGCTGAAGCTCTCTAGGTGCTCGTGCAGCAACCCCTGGTAGTTCAGCGCCACCCCGAACAGGGTGCCGCCAGCGTGGTCGTTCAAGGCTCGGCTCATCGAGCGTCTCCTGGTTGCGGGTCTCGGGGCCCGTGCGGCGCTTGCCGGTCGCGGGATTAATTCGTTAATGTGTTAACGTTATATTTAATATGTTAACGATCGTCAAGCAGCTGTCTTGCATGTTGTGTTGCGCCCTGGCGGGCAAGCCGCGGATCACGCAGGATGGCCAGGGCCCGCGTGCAAAAAACAACAACAGAGGGGCGCCATGAACCCACGCCAACCGATCCCCAACATCAACATCGGCCAGGTCTACGACCAGCGCTACGCCGATGCCCAGGTGCACTACGACAAGCTGAGCAACCTGGCCGGCTTCTTCGGGCGCAACATGCCGGTGCATCGCCATGATCGATTCTTCCAGGTGCACTACGTGCAAAGTGGCGCGGTGCGGGTCTACCTCGACGACCAGCAATACCTGGAGTCCGGGCCGATGTTCTTCCTCACGCCGCCGACCATTGCCCATGCCTTCGTCACCGAAGCCGACGCCGAGGGGCACGTGCTCACGGTGCGCCAGCAACTGGTATGGGAGTTGCTCGGCACTGCCCCGGCGTTGGTGCCAGCGCCCCAGGTGCCGGCGGCTTGCGTGGCCCTGGGCCGACTGGGCCCCGGGTTCGCAGGTGAAGTACGGCGCCTGGAGTGCCTGTTCCATGAGTTGCAGCAGGAGATCGACGGGCAGGGGGCAGGGCGTGAGCCGGCGCTGGAAGCCCTGACCCGGTTGCTGATGATCAGCCTGCTGCGGCTCTCGGCGAACTCCCTGGAGTCCCGTCCGGCTCGCCATGAAGACTTGCAGATCTTTCATCGCTTCAACGAAGTGATCGAACTTCACTACCTGGAGCACTGGCCCCTGGGCCGTTACGCGGACCAGCTCGGGGTGACCGAGGCGCGGCTCAATGATGTGTGCCGGCGCATCGCCGACCTGCCATCCAAGCACCTGGTGTACGAGCGCCTGATGCAGGAATCCAAGCGCCTGCTGCTGTTCACGGGTAGCTCGATCAACGAAATCTGCTACCAGCTGGGTTTCAAGGACCCGGCGTACTTCAGCCGATTCTTCCAGCGCCATGCCAAGACCGCGCCGGGGGAGTATCGGGCGCGCCAGGGGCTGGCGCCCGCGCCGTTGCCAGGGCCGCCGGGCCCCTGAGGGGCGCCACCGGACGCGCTGGGTCGCTGCTGTGCGCCGGCCTCCCGCAGGCAACGGATCGTGACGGTATTCGAAGCCTTGCGGGCGTGGCAGAATCCGCGCCTTTGCCTGGCAAGGAGCGTCGTCATGCTGCGTCCCGTTGTGTTGTCCCTGTTGGTGCTTGGCGCCATGGCCTGCCAGGCCGGGGAGCTGCCGGAGCTCACGCCGCTGTGGCAGCAGCAGAAGGGCTGGATCAGTGCATGCGACAACCGCCGCGACTGCCAGCTGCTCTACACGCCGAACATCCAGTTTGCCGAGCAGGTCAATCACCTGACGCTGATCATCCGCAGCCAGGCTGGCCCCGAGGGGCGGGTGCAACTGCAACTGGAGCACCAGGGCGCGCCATTCGAGCTGCAGGCGCTGCGTCTCGACGGCCAGCCGCTGGAACCCGGCTTGCTGGCAGCCCTGGTCCAGGAGCCGGAAGCCCCCGACAGCACCCGCGAGCAGCAGTACTACCGGGTTGACGATCAGGCCCTGGCCCGTCAGTGGCTGGCGCGGCTGCAGGCCGGCCACGTGCTGGAGCTGCCGGGCGAGGAACCGGCCCAGGTGCTCCTGGCGGCTCTGCCGCACTTGCTGCACCGGGTGGACCAGGTCCAGCACCGCCGGGACACGGTCAGTGCCCTGGCGGAACCCGGCGAGCAGCCCGTGAGTTCGGTGCCCAGGGTCCGGCCACCCCGGGTACTGCGCCCCTACCCGGGGGTCAGGCCCCTTGGCGAGCTGGAGCGCGCCGGGCTGCTGGCGGCGGTGCAGGCAACATTGCCGCCGCCGAAGGCCGAGGAAGATGACGACTACGTCATGCCGCCGAGGATCGAGGTCTATCCCTTGACCGAGCAGCAGGCGCTGGTGTTCGAGTTCTCCGACTGTGGCGCCTACATCTGCCAGTTCGATATCAGCAGTCGCTCGCGCACCGCGCCCCATGGGCTTCAAACCCTGCAGATGCAGGCGCTGCCAGCCGGCAGCGTCGATCATGTGGGCGGCATCAACTATTACCCCGAGACCGGCGAGCTCAGCAGCTTCCTGATGGGACGCGGGATAGGTGACTGCGGTGAAATGGCCAGCTGGCACTTCGACGGCCAGGCCTTCCAGCTCACCGACTACCGGCGCATGCCCAACTGCAGTGGCCTGGGCTACGACAACTGGCCGGTGCTGTGGAGCACCGAGGTGCCCAAGCGTCCTTGAGCCCTGCATCAGGCACAGGCCTCGTGCTGGGGAGGCGCGCAAGGTTGCGCCTGCGCCGCTTCCAGCAACAGGTCCGCGGCTTTTTCCCCGATCATGATCGCCGCGGCGTTGGTGTTGCCGGTGATCAGGCTCGGCATGATCGAGGCATCCGCCACCCGCAGCCCCTGCAGGCCATGGACCCGCAACTGGTCGTCCACCACTGCCTGTTCGTCGTGGCCCATCTTGCAGCTGCCCACTGGGTGGAACACCGTGCCCAGGTGCTGGCGGATCCACTGTTCGACCTGGTCCTGGCTCTGCACCTGCGGGCCGGGCACCAGCTCGCCTTGCAAGCGCAGGGCGAAGGCCCGGGTCGCCGCGAGCTGGCGCACCAGGCGCAACCCGGCCACCAGCTTGCGCATATCCTCCGGATGGCTGAGGAAGTTGGCCTCGACCCGCGGCTTGTCATGCGGGTCGGCGGAGTTGAGGCGCACGCGACCACGGCTTTGCGGGTGCATCACCGCCACATGCAGGCTGATGCCATGACCCACGGGCACCAGGCGCTGGGGCTGGTTCTTCAGGGCCGGGGCAACGATCAGGCCCAGCTCCGGCACTGGCGAATCCGGGTCCAGGCGCAAGAAGGCTCCGGACTCCACGGTGTTGGAGGTCAGGGGCCCCTGGCGCCGGGTCAGGTACTGCCAGGGCGAGCGGGCCAGCGGCAGCAGGCCCTTGGCCGACAGGCCGTAGCTCAGCCGGGGGTCGCTGCGGTACATCAGCACGATATCCGGGTGATCCTGCAAGTTCTGGCCGACCCCGGGCAGGGCATGGCGCTGGTTTATGCCATGGCGCTGCAGTTCCTCGGCGGGGCCGATGCCCGACAGCAGCAACAGCTGTGGCGAATTGATCGCCCCGGCGCTGAGGATCACCTCTCGCCGGGCCAGCAGTTGGCGCACCTGGCCGTCCTGGCTGACCTCCACGCCACAGGCGCGGTTGCCTTGCAGCAACACTCGATGGGTCAGGGTGCTGCTCAGCACCTTCAGGTTCTGCCGCTGCAGCGCCGGGTGCAGGAAGGCCCGGGCCGCGCTGCAACGCTCGCCATTGATCTGGGTGACATGAAAGGGCCCGAAACCTTCCTGCTCCGGCCCGTTGAAGTCCGGGTTGTAGCTCCAGCCCAACTCCGTGGCCGCCTCGAAGAACACCCCGTTGACCGGGCTCGGGCTGCGCTGCTCGGCGACATTGAGCTCGCCGTGCTGGCCGTGCCAGGGCGAGGCACCAGGCTCGAAATGTTCCGAGCGCTTGAAGTAGGGCAGCAGCTCGTCGTGGCTCCAGCCCTGGTTGCCGGCAGCGGCCCACTGGTCATAGTCACGGCGATGGCCGCGGATATAGATCATGCCGTTGATCGCACTGGAACCGCCCCAGACC
Coding sequences:
- a CDS encoding GMC family oxidoreductase — protein: MSENAAQTFDYIVVGAGSAGCVLANRLSADPKVQVCLIEAGPSDRTLLPGAYIRTPAGIIRLIANPRWNWMHQFSPQASSGDVPIPCPRGRVWGGSSAINGMIYIRGHRRDYDQWAAAGNQGWSHDELLPYFKRSEHFEPGASPWHGQHGELNVAEQRSPSPVNGVFFEAATELGWSYNPDFNGPEQEGFGPFHVTQINGERCSAARAFLHPALQRQNLKVLSSTLTHRVLLQGNRACGVEVSQDGQVRQLLARREVILSAGAINSPQLLLLSGIGPAEELQRHGINQRHALPGVGQNLQDHPDIVLMYRSDPRLSYGLSAKGLLPLARSPWQYLTRRQGPLTSNTVESGAFLRLDPDSPVPELGLIVAPALKNQPQRLVPVGHGISLHVAVMHPQSRGRVRLNSADPHDKPRVEANFLSHPEDMRKLVAGLRLVRQLAATRAFALRLQGELVPGPQVQSQDQVEQWIRQHLGTVFHPVGSCKMGHDEQAVVDDQLRVHGLQGLRVADASIMPSLITGNTNAAAIMIGEKAADLLLEAAQAQPCAPPQHEACA
- the hpaA gene encoding 4-hydroxyphenylacetate catabolism regulatory protein HpaA, which produces MNPRQPIPNINIGQVYDQRYADAQVHYDKLSNLAGFFGRNMPVHRHDRFFQVHYVQSGAVRVYLDDQQYLESGPMFFLTPPTIAHAFVTEADAEGHVLTVRQQLVWELLGTAPALVPAPQVPAACVALGRLGPGFAGEVRRLECLFHELQQEIDGQGAGREPALEALTRLLMISLLRLSANSLESRPARHEDLQIFHRFNEVIELHYLEHWPLGRYADQLGVTEARLNDVCRRIADLPSKHLVYERLMQESKRLLLFTGSSINEICYQLGFKDPAYFSRFFQRHAKTAPGEYRARQGLAPAPLPGPPGP
- a CDS encoding fumarylacetoacetate hydrolase family protein: MSRALNDHAGGTLFGVALNYQGLLHEHLESFSQPPYQKPPVKPVLFIKTPNTRNQHDGVVEHPAGERLQPGPALAVVIGKRASRVSEAQALEHVAGYTIANEFSLPEDSYYRPAVKAKCRDGFCALGPVLVPAAEIADPQALTIKLLVNGQVVQENTTANQVRSVARLIAELSEFMTLDVGDVLLTGTPEGRVDVQPGDRVDIEISGLGRLTNHIVAPQEARP
- a CDS encoding DUF1176 domain-containing protein; this translates as MLRPVVLSLLVLGAMACQAGELPELTPLWQQQKGWISACDNRRDCQLLYTPNIQFAEQVNHLTLIIRSQAGPEGRVQLQLEHQGAPFELQALRLDGQPLEPGLLAALVQEPEAPDSTREQQYYRVDDQALARQWLARLQAGHVLELPGEEPAQVLLAALPHLLHRVDQVQHRRDTVSALAEPGEQPVSSVPRVRPPRVLRPYPGVRPLGELERAGLLAAVQATLPPPKAEEDDDYVMPPRIEVYPLTEQQALVFEFSDCGAYICQFDISSRSRTAPHGLQTLQMQALPAGSVDHVGGINYYPETGELSSFLMGRGIGDCGEMASWHFDGQAFQLTDYRRMPNCSGLGYDNWPVLWSTEVPKRP
- the hpaE gene encoding 5-carboxymethyl-2-hydroxymuconate semialdehyde dehydrogenase, translating into MIKHWIDGREVESRDTFVNYNPATGEAIGEVASGGAEEVARAVAAAKEAFPKWANTPAKERARLMRRLGELIDQNVPQLAELETLDTGLPIHQTRNVLIPRASHNFDFFAEVCTRMDGHSYPVDDQMLNYTLYQPVGVCALVSPWNVPFMTATWKTAPCLALGNTAVLKMSELSPLTANELGRLAVEAGIPNGVLNVIQGYGATAGDALVRHPDVRAISFTGGTATGKKIMQTAGLKKYSMELGGKSPVLIFEDADLERALDAALFTIFSLNGERCTAGSRVFIQESVYPQFVKEFAARAKRLIVGDPTDPKTQVGSMITQQHYDKVTGYIRIGIEEGATLLAGGLERPANLPAHLAKGQFIQPTVFADVDNKMRIAQEEIFGPVVCLIPFKDEAEALQLANDTEYGLASYIWTQDIGKAHRLARGIEAGMVFINSQNVRDLRQPFGGVKGSGTGREGGEYSFEVFAEIKNVCLSMGSHHIPRWGV
- the hpaD gene encoding 3,4-dihydroxyphenylacetate 2,3-dioxygenase, whose protein sequence is MGEVVMAAKVCHVPSMYLSELPGKHHGCREAAIAGHKEIARRARALGADTAVVFDVHWLVNSGYHINCGEAFNGTYTSNELPHFIKNMTYDYQGCPALGELIAAEANAADVRTLAHNIPSLELEYGTLVPMRYMHMDVPAAEHFQVVSIAAWCAWHTLADSFTFGAAVRRAIEKSDRKVLVLASGSLSHRFSNDREAEANIHNWTREFDKQVDQRVVELWQQGRFREFCAMLPDYAEHCYGEGKMHDTAMLLGLLGGAEYNRPAEIVTPLFGSSGTGQINAIFAL
- a CDS encoding fumarylacetoacetate hydrolase family protein, which produces MKHARILFEGEVHAVQVDDRNSVRLADGRVLAEQHVTWLPPATGNMFALGLNYADHARELAFTPPTEPLAFIKSPGTYTGHNQRTWRPDGVAYMHYECELVAVIGKPAKNVKREDALDYLAGYTVCNDYAIRDYLENYYRPNLRVKNRDATTPVGPWIVDVSDVPDPGNLTLRTWINGELKQEGTTADMIFDIPYLIEYFSSFMTLQPGDMIATGTPEGLADVLPGDEVVVEVQGVGRLVNRIVSEAEFFAQPAQGATA